From a region of the Sesamum indicum cultivar Zhongzhi No. 13 linkage group LG3, S_indicum_v1.0, whole genome shotgun sequence genome:
- the LOC105158248 gene encoding uncharacterized protein LOC105158248 isoform X2, whose protein sequence is MVQLMRNGKSEQQREKMAAPTAAAVKVEVEDHLEEEHGPLHKRPKQNFGLGGFTVPASGYNPLDEPSPLGLRLRKSPSLLELIQMKLSQSSSPKVGSHAHGKRQPTGSAASGEKLKAANFPASILRIGTWEYKSRYEGDLVAKCYFAKHKLVWEVLDGGLKNKIEIQWSDIMALKANYPDDAPGTLDVVLARQPLFFRETNPQPRKHTLWQATADFTGGQASIHKRHYLECPQGLLGKHFEKLTQCDPRLQFLSQQGEITLDSPYFEPRISVLDDQNEDNSELDLNSERSPSFFSLKDAASPSGAQTSSSKNDQDAPGRPLESYRQETPSPCSARDTWTVEDIKNGGMEQLKVLSNWEQIRVPVLRSSMSMSDLVSHLENRISEQGSLSNPTLSSEEWEGLQILDDINRYLFSDTQNMPDSDEKSLVSRVNSLCCLLQKDTAVDANVQSKTDNCQDTSSVQERADESNGIGVPTSENKVREKCSIFQDEFNVIHNQSASMSRKDSVGDLLLNLPRIASLPQFLFNISEGFENQAR, encoded by the exons CAAAACTTTGGACTGGGAGGTTTTACTGTGCCAGCTTCCGGGTACAACCCCTTGGATGAGCCTAGTCCACTGGGTTTGCGTCTGAGGAAAAGCCCATCACTTTTGGAGTTAATCCAAATGAAACTCTCCCAATCGAGCAGTCCTAAAGTTGGAAGTCATGCTCATGGTAAAAGACAGCCGACAGGTAGTGCTGCTTCTGGTGAAAAGCTGAAGGCTGCCAATTTCCCCGCTTCAATTCTTAGGATTGGGACCTGGGAG TATAAATCAAGATATGAAGGAGACTTGGTGGCAAAATGTTATTTTGCAAAGCATAAGCTGGTCTGGGAAGTTCTTGATGGTGGtcttaagaataaaattgaaattcagtGGTCCGATATTATGGCTCTGAAGGCAAATTACCCAGATGATGCTCCTGGAACTTTAGATGTCGTG CTGGCTCGGCAACCTCTTTTCTTTAGGGAGACTAATCCACAACCTCGGAAGCACACTCTTTGGCAGGCGACCGCAGACTTTACTGGCGGACAAGCGAGTATACACAA GCGGCATTATCTGGAATGTCCACAAGGCTTGCTAGGAAAACATTTCGAAAAACTTACTCAATGTGACCCTCGCTTGCAGTTCCTTAGTCAGCAAGGAGAGATAACATTAGATTCACCATATTTTGAACCGAGAATCTCTGTGTTGGATGATCAAAATGAAGACAATAGTGAATTGGATCTGAATAGTGAAAGAAGTCCttcatttttcagtttaaaGGATGCTGCTTCTCCATCAGGGGCTCAGACTTCTTCCTCAAAGAATGATCAAGATGCTCCTGGTAGACCTTTAGAATCTTATCGTCAGGAAACACCCTCACCGTGCTCAG CTAGGGACACATGGACAGTtgaagatataaaaaatggtGGAATGGAGCAACTTAAGGTTCTCAGCAACTGGGAACAGATCAGGGTTCCCGTTCTCCGCTCCTCTATGTCAATGAGTGATTTAGTGAGCCACCTTGAAAATCGGATATCAGAGCAGGGATCATTGTCCAATCCAACTCTTTCCAGTGAGGAATGGGAGGGTCTCCAGATCTTGGATGATATCAACCGGTATCTGTTCAGTGACACCCAAAACATGCCAGACTCAGATGAGAAATCACTCGTGTCTAGGGTCAATTCACTCTGCTGCCTCCTGCAGAAAGATACTGCTGTAGATGCAAATGTGCAATCTAAAACCGACAATTGTCAGGATACATCTTCGGTGCAAGAGAGAGCAGATGAATCTAACGGTATTGGTGTGCCAACTAGTGAAAACAAGGTTAGAGAGAAGTGTAGCATCTTTCAAGATGAGTTCAATGTCATCCACAATCAATCGGCATCCATGTCCAGAAAGGACTCGGTTGGAGATTTGCTGCTCAATCTCCCCAGGATAGCTTCTCTGCCTCAGTTCTTGTTCAATATTTCAGAAGGTTTTGAGAACCAAGCTAGATAA
- the LOC105158245 gene encoding uncharacterized protein LOC105158245, which translates to MGSSMKLSLIIFFTCSLFVQNTLANVICENLPTNMCSFAIASSGKRCVLENHKSPQGKTCKTSEVVVEKLSGYIETDQCVNACGVCREVVGISSDAFLSSEFTAHLCSPACLQNCPNIVDLFFNLAASEGVSLPTLCKNQEENHRALLTILSRGGVTPGPVAAPLAAPTSL; encoded by the exons atgggTTCTTCAATGAAATTATCATTGATCATTTTCTTTACTTGCTCTCTCTTTGTTCAAAACACACTAG CAAACGTGATTTGTGAAAATTTGCCCACAAATATGTGTTCTTTTGCGATTGCATCATCGGGAAAGAGGTGTGTGTTGGAGAACCACAAAAGTCCACAAGGAAAAACATGTAAGACATCAGAGGTTGTGGTAGAGAAATTATCTGGATACATTGAGACAGATCAGTGCGTGAATGCATGCGGTGTTTGCCGTGAGGTCGTTGGAATATCTTCCGATGCCTTTCTCTCATCAGAGTTCACTGCCCATCTTTGTTCTCCTGCTTGCTTACAGAACTGTCCTAACATTGTCGACCTCTTTTTCAACCTTGCTGCCAGCGAAG GAGTGTCTTTGCCAACTCTTTGTAAGAATCAAGAAGAGAATCATAGAGCCCTGTTGACAATTTTGAGCCGTGGTGGTGTCACCCCTGGTCCGGTAGCTGCTCCTCTTGCTGCTCCTacatctttataa
- the LOC105158247 gene encoding protein HEADING DATE REPRESSOR 1-like isoform X1 → MEEAEKKVEGGSLNINGFSPVSSSPPVFWKSRRRSVVRMKNIDTTSDGPTPNKFMEKQQASSATDVSDVDKSLEKQQESSTDDKQQEPNTFSTLSEKRKALFEPLEPVININGKRPSAESLLPPPDFESASYPRGWLIGKKRKLVNVDVVESMRRIAVQEMNRKDREIDGLNEQLEEDARCLEHLQLQLLEERSKRADVERQNTMLQNQITMLMDMLHENEAGEDEGINPMP, encoded by the exons ATGGAGGAAGCAGAGAAGAAGGTGGAAGGAGGGAGTCTGAATATTAATGGGTTCTCTCCGGTGTCTTCATCTCCTCCTGTGTTCTGGAAATCCAGGAGAAGATcag TAGTCAGAATGAAGAATATAGACACAACATCAGACGGTCCGACACCAAATAAATTCATGGAGAAACAGCAAGCATCATCTGCAACAGATGTATCGGATGTTGATAAATCCCTGGAAAAACAGCAAGAATCATCCACTGACGACAAGCAGCAAGAGCCAAACACCTTCTCCACGCTTTCAGAGAAGCGGAAGGCTTTGTTCGAACCACTGGAGCCTGTGATTAACATAAATGGCAAACGTCCTTCAGCAGAATCACTGCTTCCTCCTCCCGACTTTGAGTCTGCAAGTTATCCACGAGGTTGGCTGATTGGTAAGAAACGGAAGCTTGTCAATGTGGATGTTGTCGAGAGCATGCGGAGAATAGCCGTACAAGAAATGAATCGAAAG GACAGAGAAATCGACGGGCTGAACGAGCAGCTAGAGGAGGATGCGCGATGCCTGGAGCACCTTCAACTGCAGCTGCTGGAAGAACGGAGCAAACGGGCTGATGTAGAGAGACAGAACACTATGCTGCAAAACCAGATAACAATGCTTATGGACATGTTGCATGAAAACGAAGCGGGAGAGGACGAAGGGATCAATCCGATGCCGTAA
- the LOC105158244 gene encoding uncharacterized protein LOC105158244, translating to MGSSMKLSLILFFTCSLFVQGTLADVICENLPANLCSFAIASSGKRCVLECHKNTQEKKCKTSEVVVEKLSGYIETEQCVKACGVCRESVGISSDVFLSSEFTAHLCSPACYHNCPNIVDLFFNLAASEGVSLPTLCKNQEENHRAMLAILSHDGVTPGPVAAPLAAPLAAPTSL from the exons ATGGGTTCTTCAATGAAATTATCATTGATTCTCTTCTTTACTTGCTCTCTCTTCGTTCAGGGAACACTAG CGGACGTGATTTGTGAGAATTTACCTGCAAACTTGTGTTCTTTTGCAATTGCATCATCTGGGAAGAGGTGTGTGTTGGAGTGCCATAAAaatacacaagaaaaaaagtgtAAGACATCAGAGGTTGTGGTGGAGAAATTATCTGGATACATTGAGACAGAACAATGCGTGAAAGCGTGCGGTGTTTGCCGTGAATCCGTCGGAATATCCTCCGACGTCTTTCTCTCATCAGAGTTTACTGCCCATCTCTGTTCTCCTGCTTGCTACCATAACTGCCCTAACATTGTCGACCTCTTTTTCAATCTTGCTGCCAGTGAAg GAGTATCTTTGCCAACTCTTTGCAAGAATCAAGAAGAGAATCATCGAGCCATGTTGGCAATTTTGAGTCATGACGGCGTCACCCCTGGGCCGGTTGCTGCTCCTCTTGCTGCTCCTCTTGCTGCTCCTAcatctttgtaa
- the LOC105158247 gene encoding protein HEADING DATE REPRESSOR 1-like isoform X2: MEEAEKKVEGGSLNINGFSPVSSSPPVFWKSRRRSVRMKNIDTTSDGPTPNKFMEKQQASSATDVSDVDKSLEKQQESSTDDKQQEPNTFSTLSEKRKALFEPLEPVININGKRPSAESLLPPPDFESASYPRGWLIGKKRKLVNVDVVESMRRIAVQEMNRKDREIDGLNEQLEEDARCLEHLQLQLLEERSKRADVERQNTMLQNQITMLMDMLHENEAGEDEGINPMP, from the exons ATGGAGGAAGCAGAGAAGAAGGTGGAAGGAGGGAGTCTGAATATTAATGGGTTCTCTCCGGTGTCTTCATCTCCTCCTGTGTTCTGGAAATCCAGGAGAAGATcag TCAGAATGAAGAATATAGACACAACATCAGACGGTCCGACACCAAATAAATTCATGGAGAAACAGCAAGCATCATCTGCAACAGATGTATCGGATGTTGATAAATCCCTGGAAAAACAGCAAGAATCATCCACTGACGACAAGCAGCAAGAGCCAAACACCTTCTCCACGCTTTCAGAGAAGCGGAAGGCTTTGTTCGAACCACTGGAGCCTGTGATTAACATAAATGGCAAACGTCCTTCAGCAGAATCACTGCTTCCTCCTCCCGACTTTGAGTCTGCAAGTTATCCACGAGGTTGGCTGATTGGTAAGAAACGGAAGCTTGTCAATGTGGATGTTGTCGAGAGCATGCGGAGAATAGCCGTACAAGAAATGAATCGAAAG GACAGAGAAATCGACGGGCTGAACGAGCAGCTAGAGGAGGATGCGCGATGCCTGGAGCACCTTCAACTGCAGCTGCTGGAAGAACGGAGCAAACGGGCTGATGTAGAGAGACAGAACACTATGCTGCAAAACCAGATAACAATGCTTATGGACATGTTGCATGAAAACGAAGCGGGAGAGGACGAAGGGATCAATCCGATGCCGTAA
- the LOC105158248 gene encoding uncharacterized protein LOC105158248 isoform X1 — protein MVQLMRNGKSEQQREKMAAPTAAAVKVEVEDHLEEEHGPLHKRPKQQNFGLGGFTVPASGYNPLDEPSPLGLRLRKSPSLLELIQMKLSQSSSPKVGSHAHGKRQPTGSAASGEKLKAANFPASILRIGTWEYKSRYEGDLVAKCYFAKHKLVWEVLDGGLKNKIEIQWSDIMALKANYPDDAPGTLDVVLARQPLFFRETNPQPRKHTLWQATADFTGGQASIHKRHYLECPQGLLGKHFEKLTQCDPRLQFLSQQGEITLDSPYFEPRISVLDDQNEDNSELDLNSERSPSFFSLKDAASPSGAQTSSSKNDQDAPGRPLESYRQETPSPCSARDTWTVEDIKNGGMEQLKVLSNWEQIRVPVLRSSMSMSDLVSHLENRISEQGSLSNPTLSSEEWEGLQILDDINRYLFSDTQNMPDSDEKSLVSRVNSLCCLLQKDTAVDANVQSKTDNCQDTSSVQERADESNGIGVPTSENKVREKCSIFQDEFNVIHNQSASMSRKDSVGDLLLNLPRIASLPQFLFNISEGFENQAR, from the exons CAGCAAAACTTTGGACTGGGAGGTTTTACTGTGCCAGCTTCCGGGTACAACCCCTTGGATGAGCCTAGTCCACTGGGTTTGCGTCTGAGGAAAAGCCCATCACTTTTGGAGTTAATCCAAATGAAACTCTCCCAATCGAGCAGTCCTAAAGTTGGAAGTCATGCTCATGGTAAAAGACAGCCGACAGGTAGTGCTGCTTCTGGTGAAAAGCTGAAGGCTGCCAATTTCCCCGCTTCAATTCTTAGGATTGGGACCTGGGAG TATAAATCAAGATATGAAGGAGACTTGGTGGCAAAATGTTATTTTGCAAAGCATAAGCTGGTCTGGGAAGTTCTTGATGGTGGtcttaagaataaaattgaaattcagtGGTCCGATATTATGGCTCTGAAGGCAAATTACCCAGATGATGCTCCTGGAACTTTAGATGTCGTG CTGGCTCGGCAACCTCTTTTCTTTAGGGAGACTAATCCACAACCTCGGAAGCACACTCTTTGGCAGGCGACCGCAGACTTTACTGGCGGACAAGCGAGTATACACAA GCGGCATTATCTGGAATGTCCACAAGGCTTGCTAGGAAAACATTTCGAAAAACTTACTCAATGTGACCCTCGCTTGCAGTTCCTTAGTCAGCAAGGAGAGATAACATTAGATTCACCATATTTTGAACCGAGAATCTCTGTGTTGGATGATCAAAATGAAGACAATAGTGAATTGGATCTGAATAGTGAAAGAAGTCCttcatttttcagtttaaaGGATGCTGCTTCTCCATCAGGGGCTCAGACTTCTTCCTCAAAGAATGATCAAGATGCTCCTGGTAGACCTTTAGAATCTTATCGTCAGGAAACACCCTCACCGTGCTCAG CTAGGGACACATGGACAGTtgaagatataaaaaatggtGGAATGGAGCAACTTAAGGTTCTCAGCAACTGGGAACAGATCAGGGTTCCCGTTCTCCGCTCCTCTATGTCAATGAGTGATTTAGTGAGCCACCTTGAAAATCGGATATCAGAGCAGGGATCATTGTCCAATCCAACTCTTTCCAGTGAGGAATGGGAGGGTCTCCAGATCTTGGATGATATCAACCGGTATCTGTTCAGTGACACCCAAAACATGCCAGACTCAGATGAGAAATCACTCGTGTCTAGGGTCAATTCACTCTGCTGCCTCCTGCAGAAAGATACTGCTGTAGATGCAAATGTGCAATCTAAAACCGACAATTGTCAGGATACATCTTCGGTGCAAGAGAGAGCAGATGAATCTAACGGTATTGGTGTGCCAACTAGTGAAAACAAGGTTAGAGAGAAGTGTAGCATCTTTCAAGATGAGTTCAATGTCATCCACAATCAATCGGCATCCATGTCCAGAAAGGACTCGGTTGGAGATTTGCTGCTCAATCTCCCCAGGATAGCTTCTCTGCCTCAGTTCTTGTTCAATATTTCAGAAGGTTTTGAGAACCAAGCTAGATAA
- the LOC105158246 gene encoding uncharacterized protein LOC105158246, whose protein sequence is MGSSMKLSLILFFTCSLFVQGTLAYVICENLPVNLCSFAIASSGERCVLESHKNTQEKKCKSSEVVVEKLSGYIETEQCVKACGVCRESVGISSDVFLSSEFTAHLCSPACYHNCPNIVDLFFNLAASEGVSLPTLCKNQEENHRAMLAILSHDGVTPGPVAAPLAAPTSL, encoded by the exons ATGGGTTCTTCAATGAAATTATCATTGATTCTCTTCTTTACTTGCTCTCTCTTCGTTCAGGGAACACTGG CGTACGTGATTTGTGAAAATTTACCTGTAAACTTGTGTTCTTTTGCGATTGCATCATCGGGAGAGAGGTGTGTGTTGGAGAGCCATAAAaatacacaagaaaaaaagtgtAAGTCATCAGAGGTTGTGGTGGAGAAATTATCTGGATACATTGAGACAGAACAATGCGTGAAAGCGTGCGGTGTTTGCCGTGAATCCGTTGGAATATCCTCCGACGTCTTTCTCTCATCGGAGTTCACTGCGCATCTCTGTTCTCCTGCTTGCTACCATAACTGCCCTAACATTGTCGACCTCTTTTTCAATCTTGCTGCTAGTgaag GAGTATCTTTGCCAACTCTTTGCAAGAATCAAGAAGAGAATCATCGAGCCATGTTGGCAATTTTGAGTCATGATGGCGTCACCCCTGGGCCGGTTGCTGCTCCTCTTGCTGCTCCTAcatctttgtaa
- the LOC105158247 gene encoding protein HEADING DATE REPRESSOR 1-like isoform X3 — MEEAEKKVEGGSLNINGFSPVSSSPPVFWKSRRRSVVRMKNIDTTSDGPTPNKFMEKQQASSATDVSDVDKSLEKQQESSTDDKQQEPNTFSTLSEKRKALFEPLEPVININGKRPSAESLLPPPDFESASYPRGWLIGQRNRRAERAARGGCAMPGAPSTAAAGRTEQTG; from the exons ATGGAGGAAGCAGAGAAGAAGGTGGAAGGAGGGAGTCTGAATATTAATGGGTTCTCTCCGGTGTCTTCATCTCCTCCTGTGTTCTGGAAATCCAGGAGAAGATcag TAGTCAGAATGAAGAATATAGACACAACATCAGACGGTCCGACACCAAATAAATTCATGGAGAAACAGCAAGCATCATCTGCAACAGATGTATCGGATGTTGATAAATCCCTGGAAAAACAGCAAGAATCATCCACTGACGACAAGCAGCAAGAGCCAAACACCTTCTCCACGCTTTCAGAGAAGCGGAAGGCTTTGTTCGAACCACTGGAGCCTGTGATTAACATAAATGGCAAACGTCCTTCAGCAGAATCACTGCTTCCTCCTCCCGACTTTGAGTCTGCAAGTTATCCACGAGGTTGGCTGATTG GACAGAGAAATCGACGGGCTGAACGAGCAGCTAGAGGAGGATGCGCGATGCCTGGAGCACCTTCAACTGCAGCTGCTGGAAGAACGGAGCAAACGGGCTGA